In Candidatus Pelagibacter ubique HIMB140, a single window of DNA contains:
- a CDS encoding 3-hydroxyacyl-CoA dehydrogenase/enoyl-CoA hydratase family protein: MDIKKVVVIGSGTMGSGIAAHLCNANVPVTLLDLTTEISEKARDRIHKSRPPLLLDKTKIENIKVGNINDNFDVVKEADWVVEAVVERIDIKHNIYEKIFKNRKQGAIVSSNTSSIPIKVLSEKLTDEEKKDFCITHFFNPVRYMGLLEIVKNENNDLNKINSLKKFCEIELGKGAIVCNDTPGFLGNRIGVYAMQVAMTEAFKMKLSIEEADAVFGRPMGIPKTGVFGLYDLIGIDLMADVLKSFIKELSDNDEFQIVAKEIPLVKKLIDTGYTGRKGKGGFYRMNKSGNQKVLEAINLETGEYTTSKKIDLGIETVDINNLINQKDKYGEYAWEVISKIIKYASSLVPGITDKFNDIDEAMRLGFNWALGPFEMLKSIGVENFFSRIDNFENNKFLQNLSKSKDENFYGERQLYTDIETLGKIRPTAIKVDKNNSAEIHRFKDFNIVEFTTKACALDYDSMDALKNATDKPLIVMNESMQFSAGVNLSYTMNFADKNDFKSIEKFIKYFQDTCKTLKYSKYPVVSAPSGLTLGGGFEVLVQSNFVASHTNIVVGLVETIVGLVPAGGGCKEMLWRWSQTNEAKSDPDYAPLKVFDIIGYAKTATSPVEAEPLKYLKPEDKKIMNRNSLFEEAKKLIHQNNDFVPPEECKFNLSGKPLKEKMIKVLEKLYNDKIILDHGMHVGTELANVLSGGDTNLDKTLSEDDLYKLELDSFMRLIETKQTQERIKHTLSTGKPLVN, translated from the coding sequence ATGGATATAAAAAAAGTAGTTGTTATTGGATCCGGTACGATGGGTAGTGGAATTGCAGCACACCTGTGTAACGCAAATGTACCTGTAACTCTTTTAGATTTAACAACAGAAATATCCGAAAAAGCTAGAGACAGAATTCATAAATCAAGACCTCCATTACTTTTAGATAAAACCAAAATTGAAAACATTAAAGTTGGAAATATTAATGATAATTTTGATGTAGTAAAAGAAGCTGATTGGGTTGTTGAGGCTGTTGTTGAAAGAATTGATATAAAGCACAATATTTATGAAAAAATATTTAAGAATAGAAAACAGGGAGCAATTGTTTCATCAAACACATCATCTATCCCAATTAAAGTTTTATCAGAAAAATTAACTGATGAGGAAAAAAAAGATTTTTGTATTACTCATTTTTTTAATCCAGTTAGATACATGGGGTTACTTGAAATTGTAAAAAATGAAAATAATGATTTAAATAAAATCAATTCTCTCAAAAAATTTTGTGAAATTGAATTAGGTAAAGGTGCTATCGTTTGTAATGATACACCTGGTTTCTTAGGAAATCGAATAGGTGTTTATGCAATGCAGGTAGCAATGACTGAGGCATTCAAGATGAAACTATCAATTGAAGAAGCCGATGCAGTTTTTGGGAGACCAATGGGCATACCTAAAACAGGAGTTTTTGGCTTATATGACTTAATTGGAATTGATTTGATGGCTGATGTTTTAAAAAGCTTTATTAAAGAGCTTTCTGATAATGATGAATTTCAAATTGTTGCAAAAGAAATTCCCTTAGTAAAAAAATTGATCGATACTGGTTACACTGGACGTAAAGGAAAAGGTGGTTTTTATAGAATGAATAAAAGCGGAAACCAAAAAGTATTAGAAGCTATCAATTTAGAAACAGGAGAATATACAACCTCAAAAAAAATAGATTTAGGAATTGAGACTGTAGATATTAATAATTTAATTAATCAAAAAGATAAATATGGAGAATATGCTTGGGAAGTAATTTCTAAAATAATTAAATATGCGTCTTCTCTTGTTCCAGGAATTACAGATAAGTTCAACGATATAGATGAAGCAATGAGACTTGGTTTCAATTGGGCATTGGGTCCTTTTGAAATGTTAAAATCAATTGGAGTAGAAAACTTTTTTTCAAGGATAGATAATTTTGAAAATAATAAATTTTTACAAAATTTATCTAAGTCAAAAGATGAAAACTTTTATGGAGAAAGACAATTATATACTGATATTGAAACACTAGGAAAAATTAGACCAACAGCAATAAAAGTAGATAAAAATAATTCTGCTGAAATTCATCGTTTTAAAGATTTTAATATTGTCGAATTTACTACAAAAGCTTGTGCATTAGATTACGACTCAATGGATGCATTAAAAAATGCAACTGACAAACCGCTTATTGTTATGAATGAAAGTATGCAATTTTCTGCAGGTGTGAATTTGAGTTATACGATGAATTTTGCAGACAAGAATGATTTCAAATCTATAGAAAAATTTATTAAATACTTTCAGGATACCTGCAAAACATTAAAATATTCTAAGTACCCAGTAGTTTCTGCACCTTCAGGTCTTACTTTAGGCGGTGGTTTTGAAGTTTTAGTTCAAAGTAACTTTGTCGCATCACACACAAATATTGTGGTTGGTCTTGTAGAAACAATTGTTGGATTGGTGCCAGCTGGAGGTGGATGTAAAGAAATGTTATGGAGATGGTCACAAACTAATGAGGCAAAATCTGATCCTGATTATGCTCCTTTAAAAGTATTTGATATTATTGGATACGCAAAAACGGCAACTTCTCCTGTAGAAGCTGAGCCTTTAAAATACTTAAAACCTGAGGATAAAAAAATCATGAATAGAAACAGTCTTTTTGAAGAGGCGAAAAAACTTATTCATCAAAACAATGATTTTGTTCCTCCAGAAGAGTGCAAATTTAATTTATCTGGAAAACCTTTGAAAGAAAAGATGATTAAAGTTTTAGAGAAATTATATAATGATAAAATAATATTAGATCATGGAATGCATGTTGGAACTGAACTAGCAAATGTTTTAAGTGGTGGTGATACAAATTTAGATAAAACTTTATCAGAAGATGATCTATATAAATTAGAGTTAGATTCTTTTATGAGATTGATAGAAACCAAGCAAACTCAAGAAAGAATTAAACACACTCTTTCAACTGGAAAACCTTTAGTTAATTAG
- a CDS encoding peptidylprolyl isomerase, whose translation MIKTIKASKSEKILFIFLIVLAVSAFSSFFLLKSKCLFIDSNDLKTLNFKNPDNIAVMNLECGNVIIELYPEISPKAVKRFKILIEKKMYDGSAFYKVVENTLVQAGDIEFGNIKYLDYSKIGSGKSGLGLLKSELSDDFEFTEGSVGFARSTEFDSEDSEFFITLKDIPIYQGEYTPIGKVKFGLDILKKIKTGNKAIYVLRPDYINTFRMLETN comes from the coding sequence ATGATTAAAACAATTAAAGCATCAAAATCAGAAAAAATTTTATTTATTTTTTTAATAGTTTTGGCCGTTTCTGCTTTTTCATCTTTTTTTTTATTAAAAAGTAAATGTCTATTTATAGACAGCAATGATTTAAAAACATTAAACTTTAAAAACCCAGATAATATTGCGGTAATGAATTTAGAATGTGGAAATGTTATTATTGAGTTATATCCTGAAATCTCTCCTAAAGCTGTTAAAAGATTTAAAATATTAATTGAAAAAAAAATGTATGATGGCTCAGCTTTCTATAAGGTAGTTGAAAATACTTTAGTACAAGCTGGTGATATTGAATTTGGGAACATTAAATATTTAGATTACTCAAAAATTGGAAGTGGAAAATCAGGATTAGGATTATTAAAATCAGAACTTAGTGATGATTTTGAATTTACTGAAGGTAGTGTTGGTTTTGCAAGATCAACGGAATTTGACTCTGAAGATAGTGAATTTTTTATTACCTTGAAAGATATCCCAATTTATCAAGGAGAATATACTCCGATTGGAAAGGTAAAGTTTGGTCTAGATATTCTTAAGAAAATTAAAACAGGGAATAAAGCAATCTATGTACTAAGACCTGATTATATAAACACTTTTAGAATGTTAGAGACTAATTAA
- a CDS encoding putative zinc-binding metallopeptidase — translation MKIIILFILIFQFSQVNADEIYNLIKIPNLEIYKLKNENNIRYLNAKGDFKIGVDDNITCNKTNQENLNTKFPVIERNIKRYNSKFLKKIDLKYVVFCEGLFISNINTGGIPDNKNRTLILDINFNEKYFERMIHHEIFHMIQNSYEDDFNDQKFSLFNNSDFEYAECSTCSDRLNLDLYKNTNGFLTEYSKSIPSEDMAEIFSFLMVNKNLIEEKIKNDPVLNNKVNFIKLNISKIDENIL, via the coding sequence ATGAAAATTATTATTTTATTCATCTTAATATTTCAGTTTTCACAGGTAAATGCTGATGAAATATATAATCTAATCAAAATTCCGAACTTGGAAATCTATAAACTAAAAAATGAGAACAATATACGTTATTTAAATGCAAAAGGAGATTTTAAAATAGGAGTAGATGACAACATTACTTGCAATAAGACAAATCAAGAAAATCTTAATACAAAATTTCCAGTCATTGAGAGAAATATTAAAAGATATAATTCTAAATTTCTTAAAAAAATAGATTTAAAATATGTTGTATTTTGTGAAGGGTTATTTATTTCGAACATCAATACTGGCGGAATACCAGACAACAAAAATAGAACTTTAATATTAGATATAAACTTTAACGAAAAATATTTTGAAAGAATGATTCATCATGAGATTTTTCACATGATTCAAAATAGTTATGAGGATGATTTTAATGATCAAAAATTTTCTTTATTTAATAATTCTGATTTTGAATATGCTGAATGTTCCACTTGCTCAGATAGATTAAATTTAGATTTATATAAAAATACTAATGGTTTTTTAACAGAATACTCTAAATCAATTCCATCAGAAGATATGGCTGAAATCTTTTCTTTTTTAATGGTTAATAAAAATTTGATTGAAGAGAAAATAAAAAACGACCCTGTATTAAATAATAAGGTTAATTTTATTAAATTAAATATATCTAAAATTGATGAAAATATTTTATGA